Proteins encoded by one window of Deinococcus radiodurans R1 = ATCC 13939 = DSM 20539:
- a CDS encoding branched-chain amino acid ABC transporter permease: MMGARGKSTAAWLWIPAFLLAAAVPFLHPSGFTMELLINVMIWSIVTYGLNVLLGYTGQLPLAHAGFFGIGAYTVGILTLKHGWSFWAAWPLAVVLCALGGLLLGLVAFRTKGDAFSIFTLGVGVIIQQVINKWDALTGGNDGLNGIAPPAGLDTFAHGLGLKLNGGFYLLALLALALTVLVAARARHSVFGRSLLAIRGGEDLARSAGIDVFGHKLRAMMLSTAIAGFAGGLYAVYVGFLGSAVTGPVTTFTTLLYLLVGGVGTLLGPLLGTALMYGLTQLLKDLQDYQYIVFGPLLVLLVMFMPQGLVGLWEKVRARRRPVSAPSAAEVSHD; this comes from the coding sequence ATGATGGGCGCCAGAGGCAAGAGTACAGCGGCGTGGCTGTGGATTCCGGCATTTTTGCTGGCGGCGGCGGTGCCGTTTTTGCACCCCAGCGGCTTTACCATGGAGCTGCTCATCAACGTGATGATCTGGTCCATCGTCACCTACGGGCTCAACGTGCTGCTGGGCTACACCGGGCAGTTGCCGCTGGCGCACGCCGGGTTTTTCGGCATCGGGGCGTATACGGTGGGCATCCTGACGCTCAAGCACGGCTGGAGTTTCTGGGCGGCGTGGCCGCTGGCGGTGGTGCTGTGCGCCCTCGGCGGGCTGCTGCTGGGGCTGGTGGCCTTCCGCACCAAGGGAGACGCCTTTTCCATCTTCACCCTCGGGGTGGGCGTCATCATTCAGCAGGTCATCAACAAGTGGGACGCCCTGACCGGCGGCAACGACGGCCTCAACGGGATTGCGCCGCCCGCCGGGCTCGATACTTTCGCGCACGGGCTGGGGCTCAAGCTCAATGGGGGCTTTTACCTGCTGGCGCTGCTCGCGCTCGCACTCACGGTGCTGGTCGCGGCGCGGGCACGGCACAGCGTCTTCGGGCGTTCGCTGCTCGCCATCCGGGGTGGGGAAGACCTCGCCCGCAGCGCCGGGATTGACGTGTTCGGCCATAAGCTGCGGGCCATGATGCTCTCCACCGCCATCGCGGGCTTCGCGGGTGGGCTGTACGCCGTCTACGTGGGCTTTCTCGGCTCGGCGGTGACAGGGCCGGTAACCACCTTCACCACGCTGCTCTACCTGCTCGTCGGCGGGGTGGGCACGCTGCTCGGGCCGCTGCTCGGTACCGCGCTGATGTACGGGCTGACCCAGCTCCTCAAGGACTTGCAGGACTACCAGTACATCGTCTTCGGGCCGCTGCTGGTGCTGCTGGTGATGTTCATGCCGCAGGGCCTCGTCGGCCTGTGGGAAAAGGTCCGTGCCCGGCGCCGCCCGGTGTCCGCGCCTTCCGCCGCAGAGGTGAGCCATGACTAA
- a CDS encoding ABC transporter ATP-binding protein, which yields MTNPSTPPLSGAPLLEVQGLGIRFGGLHAVRDVTAQLQPGRITAIIGPNGAGKSTFFNLISGFYKPTSGRIIFRGEDITPLRTHLVVGRGIARTFQTTTIYQELSVLDNAMIGHRVRTRAGLLDALLRTGRERHDESESRAGAMRALERVGLAGQAALPAGALNQEGKKRVGIAMALASDPHLLLLDEPAAGMNPEETENLMGLIRQLVSGGLSIALVEHKMNLVMGLADDILVLHHGQKIAQGTPAQITRDPAVVEAYLGSHAHGGQMGQEQEQGGQPGTVQDAGVDHA from the coding sequence ATGACTAACCCGAGCACCCCACCGCTGTCAGGGGCCCCGTTGCTGGAAGTGCAGGGCCTCGGCATCCGCTTCGGCGGGCTGCACGCGGTGCGCGACGTGACCGCGCAGCTGCAACCGGGCCGCATCACCGCCATCATCGGACCCAACGGCGCGGGCAAAAGCACCTTCTTCAACCTGATCTCGGGCTTTTACAAACCCACCTCGGGCCGCATCATCTTCCGGGGCGAGGACATCACCCCGCTGCGCACCCACCTGGTCGTCGGGCGCGGCATCGCCCGCACCTTTCAGACGACCACCATCTACCAGGAACTCAGCGTGCTCGACAACGCCATGATCGGCCACCGCGTCCGCACCCGCGCCGGACTGCTCGACGCGCTGCTCCGCACGGGCCGCGAGCGCCACGACGAGAGTGAGAGCCGCGCCGGAGCGATGCGGGCGCTCGAACGGGTGGGCCTCGCCGGACAGGCCGCGCTCCCCGCCGGGGCGCTCAACCAGGAAGGCAAAAAGCGCGTCGGCATCGCCATGGCGCTCGCCAGCGACCCGCACCTGCTGCTGCTCGACGAACCCGCCGCCGGGATGAACCCCGAGGAAACGGAAAACCTGATGGGCCTGATTCGCCAACTGGTGTCGGGCGGCCTGAGCATCGCGCTGGTCGAGCACAAGATGAACCTGGTGATGGGCCTGGCCGACGACATCCTGGTGCTGCACCACGGCCAGAAAATCGCCCAGGGCACCCCGGCGCAGATCACCCGCGACCCGGCGGTGGTCGAAGCCTACCTCGGCTCGCACGCCCACGGCGGGCAGATGGGTCAGGAGCAGGAGCAGGGCGGGCAACCGGGCACCGTTCAGGACGCGGGGGTCGACCATGCTTGA
- a CDS encoding ABC transporter ATP-binding protein, protein MLEVRDLSVKYGNFTALHSINLTVQPGEIVVLLGANGAGKSTLFRTLSGLQRPSGGAATWQGTPLTGGKPEFNVSHGVSQCPEGRLLFPELSVEKNLRLGAYVHRRDAAGNERELEKVYELFPAMVDKRHAPAGSLSGGQQQMVAIGRALMARPSLLLLDEPSLGLAPLVVEQVLAAAQQINAQGVSVLLAEQNAYAALSIAHRGYVLESGQVTLQGTAQELMNDDRVRSAYLGV, encoded by the coding sequence ATGCTTGAAGTCCGCGACCTGAGCGTCAAATACGGCAACTTCACGGCGCTCCACAGCATCAACCTCACCGTGCAGCCCGGCGAAATCGTGGTGCTGCTCGGCGCCAACGGCGCGGGCAAAAGCACGCTGTTTCGCACCCTCAGCGGCCTGCAACGGCCCTCGGGCGGCGCGGCGACCTGGCAGGGCACCCCGCTGACCGGCGGCAAACCCGAGTTCAACGTGTCGCACGGGGTGTCGCAGTGCCCCGAAGGCCGCCTGCTCTTTCCCGAACTGAGCGTGGAAAAAAACCTGCGGCTCGGCGCCTACGTTCACCGCCGGGACGCAGCGGGCAACGAGCGCGAGCTGGAAAAGGTCTACGAGCTCTTTCCCGCGATGGTGGACAAGCGCCACGCCCCGGCGGGCAGCCTCTCGGGCGGGCAACAGCAGATGGTGGCGATTGGCCGGGCGCTGATGGCGCGGCCCTCGCTTCTGCTGCTCGACGAACCGAGCCTCGGCCTCGCCCCGCTGGTGGTCGAGCAGGTGCTCGCCGCCGCGCAGCAGATCAACGCGCAGGGCGTGAGCGTGCTGCTCGCCGAGCAAAACGCCTACGCCGCGCTGAGCATTGCCCACCGGGGCTACGTGCTCGAAAGCGGTCAGGTGACTTTGCAGGGCACGGCGCAGGAACTGATGAACGATGACCGGGTGCGGAGCGCCTACCTGGGCGTTTGA
- a CDS encoding 2-oxoglutarate dehydrogenase E1 component, which yields MTQSHDEPMQTMMWGGNAAFIEGLYESYLQDPSSVGAEWRSYFDGLRGGAQERVHSEVQQRFYELGQHRGPVTVQVTGGASGAQQAAGALVTAYRVYGHISARNNPLKLRGVPTVPELTPEFYGLSEADLSEQVQDSPFSGTLRDVIAQLQDTYCGAIGFEYNYLPANERAWFQERIEKGRGQGRYGLSQDERRRLMQKLNAAEGLELYLKNRYPGVKRFGLEGGESFIPLMDRIIQQAGGRYGVKEVVVGMAHRGRLNTLVNIFGKPSGTLFDEFDGKKKLSDDPDIAGDVKYHMGYSSDVRTPGGPMHLAMAFNPSHLEIVSPVVHGSVRARQDRRGDTERKQVLPITVHGDAAVSGQGVVMETLNFSRLRGFTTGGAIRIVINNQIGFTISDPRDSRSSRYCTDVAKIANAPVMHVNGDDPEAVAFCGDLALAYRQEFGKDVFIDLICFRRNGHNEGDEPRMTQPVMYREIDQHPGTRALYAAQLEKDGVLAAGEGDKLVNDFRDRLDRGETVVEEMENAEQSKLAVDWSGYTNTHWKDDEVATAVPREKLEALGLKLTQVPEGFRVHRTVERTVIKAREAMARGEQPLDWGMGEMLAYASLLDEGFGLRLDGQDSGRGTFVHRHAVLHNQDAVDPLSEEYMALAHLSPEQGRVEVIDSTLSEEAVLAFEYGYSTSEPKALVAWEAQFGDFANGAQAVVDQFLSAGESKWQRLSGLTMLLPHGYEGAGPEHSSARLERYLQLCAQKNMQVVVPSSAAQIFHLLRRQVLRPYRKPLIVMTPKSLLRNKHAMSPLSDLYDGVFHEVIGDAEVQNARRVVLSSGKLHWELTEAREKDKEGYAGTALVRLEQLYPFPAEQVKAELAKHPGAQVVWAQEEPENQGAWLMIWEDLEHCLQPGQTLTHASRPRSASTAVGYTSVHVREQAKVIADALGEPITRQDVDAQVPLTEEASAQG from the coding sequence ATGACCCAGTCGCACGACGAGCCGATGCAGACGATGATGTGGGGTGGCAACGCCGCCTTCATCGAAGGGCTGTACGAGAGTTACCTTCAGGATCCTTCCTCGGTGGGCGCCGAGTGGCGCAGCTATTTCGACGGGCTGCGCGGCGGCGCCCAGGAGCGCGTTCACAGTGAAGTGCAGCAGCGCTTCTACGAGCTCGGCCAGCACCGGGGCCCCGTCACCGTGCAGGTGACCGGCGGCGCGAGCGGTGCCCAGCAGGCGGCGGGCGCCCTCGTGACCGCCTACCGCGTCTACGGGCACATCAGCGCCCGCAACAACCCGCTCAAGCTGCGCGGCGTGCCCACCGTGCCCGAGCTGACCCCCGAGTTCTATGGGCTCTCCGAGGCCGACCTCAGCGAACAGGTGCAGGACAGCCCCTTCAGCGGCACCCTGCGGGACGTCATCGCGCAGCTGCAAGACACCTACTGCGGCGCCATCGGTTTCGAGTACAACTACCTGCCGGCCAACGAACGCGCCTGGTTTCAGGAGCGCATCGAGAAGGGGCGCGGTCAGGGCCGCTACGGCCTGAGCCAGGATGAGCGCCGCCGCCTGATGCAAAAGCTCAACGCCGCCGAAGGCCTGGAGCTGTACCTCAAGAACCGCTACCCCGGCGTCAAGCGCTTCGGTCTGGAAGGCGGCGAGAGCTTTATTCCGCTGATGGACCGCATCATCCAGCAGGCCGGCGGGCGCTACGGCGTCAAGGAAGTCGTGGTGGGCATGGCGCACCGTGGCCGCCTGAACACGCTCGTCAACATCTTCGGCAAGCCCTCGGGCACGCTGTTCGACGAGTTCGACGGCAAAAAGAAACTCAGCGACGACCCCGATATCGCGGGCGACGTGAAGTACCACATGGGCTACTCCAGCGACGTGCGGACCCCCGGCGGCCCGATGCACCTCGCTATGGCCTTCAACCCCTCGCACCTCGAAATCGTGTCGCCCGTCGTGCACGGCTCGGTGCGCGCCCGGCAGGACCGCCGCGGCGACACCGAGCGCAAGCAGGTGTTGCCGATTACCGTGCACGGCGACGCCGCCGTCTCGGGGCAGGGCGTGGTCATGGAGACGCTGAACTTCTCGCGTCTGCGCGGCTTCACGACCGGCGGGGCGATTCGTATCGTCATCAACAACCAGATCGGCTTTACCATCTCCGACCCGCGCGACAGCCGCTCGAGCCGCTACTGCACCGATGTCGCCAAGATCGCCAACGCGCCGGTCATGCACGTCAACGGCGACGACCCCGAAGCGGTGGCCTTCTGCGGGGACCTCGCGCTCGCCTACCGGCAGGAATTCGGCAAGGACGTGTTCATCGACCTGATCTGCTTTCGCCGCAACGGCCACAACGAAGGCGACGAGCCGCGCATGACCCAGCCGGTCATGTACCGCGAAATCGACCAGCACCCCGGCACCCGCGCCCTCTACGCCGCCCAGCTGGAAAAAGACGGTGTGCTCGCTGCCGGTGAAGGCGACAAGCTGGTGAACGACTTCCGCGACCGCCTCGACCGGGGTGAGACCGTCGTGGAAGAGATGGAAAACGCCGAGCAGAGCAAGCTCGCGGTGGACTGGAGCGGCTACACGAACACCCACTGGAAGGACGACGAGGTGGCGACCGCCGTGCCGCGCGAGAAGCTCGAGGCGCTCGGCCTGAAGCTGACGCAGGTGCCCGAGGGCTTCCGCGTGCACCGCACCGTCGAGCGCACCGTCATCAAGGCGCGTGAAGCGATGGCCAGGGGCGAGCAGCCGCTCGACTGGGGCATGGGCGAAATGCTGGCCTACGCCTCGCTGCTCGACGAGGGCTTTGGCCTGCGCCTCGACGGGCAGGACTCGGGGCGCGGCACCTTTGTGCACCGCCACGCCGTGCTGCACAACCAGGACGCCGTAGACCCCCTGAGCGAGGAGTACATGGCGCTCGCGCACCTCTCGCCCGAGCAGGGCCGGGTGGAAGTCATCGACTCGACCCTCTCCGAAGAAGCGGTGCTCGCCTTCGAGTACGGCTACTCGACCAGCGAACCCAAGGCCCTGGTCGCCTGGGAAGCGCAGTTCGGCGACTTCGCCAACGGCGCGCAGGCCGTAGTGGACCAGTTCCTGTCGGCGGGCGAAAGCAAGTGGCAGCGCCTGAGCGGCCTGACCATGCTGCTGCCGCACGGCTACGAAGGCGCCGGCCCCGAGCACTCCAGCGCCCGCCTGGAACGCTACTTGCAGCTGTGCGCGCAGAAGAACATGCAGGTCGTGGTGCCGAGCAGCGCCGCGCAGATTTTCCACCTGCTGCGCCGTCAGGTCCTGCGTCCCTACCGCAAGCCCCTGATTGTGATGACACCCAAGAGCCTGCTGCGCAACAAGCACGCCATGAGCCCGCTGAGCGACCTGTACGACGGCGTGTTCCACGAAGTCATCGGCGACGCCGAAGTGCAGAACGCCCGCCGCGTCGTGCTGAGCAGCGGCAAGCTCCACTGGGAACTCACCGAAGCCCGCGAGAAGGACAAGGAAGGCTACGCCGGCACCGCGCTCGTGCGCCTCGAGCAGCTCTACCCCTTCCCCGCCGAGCAGGTCAAGGCCGAACTCGCCAAGCATCCCGGCGCGCAGGTCGTCTGGGCGCAGGAAGAGCCTGAAAACCAGGGCGCGTGGCTGATGATCTGGGAAGACCTGGAACACTGCCTGCAGCCCGGTCAGACGCTGACCCACGCCAGCCGCCCGCGCTCGGCGAGCACCGCCGTGGGCTACACCAGCGTGCACGTCCGCGAACAGGCCAAGGTCATCGCCGACGCGCTCGGTGAGCCGATCACCCGTCAGGACGTGGACGCCCAGGTGCCGCTCACCGAGGAAGCGAGCGCTCAGGGCTGA
- the nth gene encoding endonuclease III: protein MTRNSASPRLPAGARARAPQVLSALGRLYPDARTELVFNTPFELLVATVLSAQATDVSVNAATPALFAAYPDAHALSQATADDIEPYIRSIGLYRGKAKNLAALARLLVERHGGEVPNDFDAVVALPGAGRKTANVVLSNAYDYPAIAVDTHVGRLARRLGLSVQTNPDKVEADLQKLFPRDRWVFLHHALILHGRRVCHARKPQCPSCELASFCPKVGVEHVEG from the coding sequence GTGACTCGCAATTCTGCCTCCCCGCGCCTGCCTGCCGGGGCCAGGGCCAGAGCGCCCCAGGTGCTCAGCGCCCTGGGCCGGCTTTACCCCGACGCCCGCACCGAACTCGTGTTCAATACGCCCTTTGAGCTGCTCGTCGCCACCGTTCTGTCGGCGCAGGCCACCGACGTGAGCGTGAACGCCGCCACTCCCGCCCTTTTCGCCGCCTACCCCGACGCCCACGCCCTGAGTCAGGCGACGGCGGACGACATCGAGCCGTACATCCGCTCTATCGGGCTGTACCGCGGCAAGGCGAAGAATCTGGCCGCGCTCGCCCGGCTCCTTGTAGAGCGGCACGGCGGCGAGGTGCCCAACGACTTCGACGCGGTGGTGGCCCTCCCCGGCGCGGGCCGCAAGACCGCCAATGTGGTGCTGTCCAATGCCTACGACTACCCCGCCATCGCGGTGGACACCCACGTGGGCCGCCTCGCCCGCCGGCTGGGGCTGAGCGTGCAGACCAACCCCGACAAAGTGGAAGCCGACCTGCAAAAGCTCTTTCCCCGTGACCGCTGGGTGTTCCTGCACCACGCGCTGATCCTGCATGGCCGCCGCGTCTGCCACGCCCGCAAGCCCCAGTGCCCGTCGTGCGAATTGGCGAGCTTCTGTCCGAAAGTAGGGGTGGAGCATGTCGAGGGTTGA
- a CDS encoding MFS transporter, with translation MSWRFTRQVWLYLLSAFSFGLSQAFMMLFLNFYLRALGLDPAWQGFLNALPALTLAALSLPAVALARRISNAHTLKVGAALSMLGTLLMALAHGPVLVIVGGLIQGAGSALSVVAGAPFMANNSDEKSRVALFSVQSALMTGAGFLGNLLGGRVPELYAAATHTLPSSLGALRVALLVAAGLQLLGLLPVLFLRPSGKTRPAGRSLAVRDKATMARLVFPNVLVGLGAGATIPFLNVYIEGRFHVDYASLGSLFAWTSLATALTSLVQPLLVRRLGQLPTVLAVQVSSLPFLALLGFAPQLWMVTVAMFTRGALMNAAGPVYSAYAMTVLPEEDRPMYSAVNTMAWDLGWALSSMLSGVVRGALDFSLAFNVLFGWTLLMYAASVLAIYLGLYRRAGAGVRAGGVH, from the coding sequence ATGAGCTGGCGCTTTACCCGGCAGGTCTGGCTGTACCTGCTCTCGGCCTTCAGCTTCGGGCTGTCGCAGGCGTTCATGATGCTGTTTCTCAATTTCTACCTGCGGGCGCTGGGCCTCGACCCGGCGTGGCAGGGCTTTCTCAACGCGCTGCCCGCGCTGACCCTGGCGGCGCTGAGCCTGCCGGCGGTGGCGCTCGCCCGGCGCATCAGCAACGCGCACACCCTCAAGGTCGGCGCGGCGCTGAGTATGCTCGGCACGCTGCTGATGGCGCTCGCGCACGGGCCGGTGCTGGTCATCGTGGGCGGGCTGATTCAGGGCGCAGGCTCGGCGCTGAGCGTGGTTGCCGGGGCGCCCTTCATGGCGAACAACAGCGACGAAAAGTCGCGGGTGGCGCTGTTCAGCGTGCAAAGCGCCCTGATGACCGGCGCCGGCTTTCTGGGCAACCTGCTGGGGGGCCGGGTGCCCGAACTGTACGCGGCAGCCACCCACACGCTGCCGAGCAGCCTGGGCGCCCTGCGCGTGGCCCTGCTCGTTGCGGCGGGACTGCAACTGCTGGGGCTCTTGCCGGTGCTGTTCCTGCGTCCGAGCGGCAAGACCCGGCCCGCGGGCCGCAGCCTCGCCGTGCGCGACAAGGCCACCATGGCCCGGCTGGTCTTTCCCAACGTGCTGGTGGGCCTGGGGGCGGGGGCGACCATTCCCTTTCTGAACGTGTATATCGAGGGCCGCTTTCACGTGGATTACGCCAGCCTGGGCAGCCTGTTCGCCTGGACCAGCCTGGCGACGGCGCTCACCTCATTGGTGCAGCCCCTGCTGGTGCGGCGGCTCGGGCAGTTGCCGACAGTGCTGGCGGTGCAGGTGAGCAGCTTGCCGTTTCTGGCGCTGTTGGGCTTCGCGCCGCAGCTCTGGATGGTCACGGTGGCGATGTTTACGCGCGGCGCCCTGATGAACGCGGCGGGCCCGGTCTACAGCGCCTACGCCATGACCGTGCTGCCCGAGGAAGACCGGCCCATGTACTCGGCGGTCAACACCATGGCCTGGGACCTGGGCTGGGCGCTCAGTTCCATGCTCTCAGGCGTGGTGCGCGGGGCGCTGGACTTCAGTCTCGCTTTCAACGTGCTGTTCGGCTGGACGCTGCTGATGTACGCCGCCAGCGTGCTCGCCATCTATCTGGGGCTCTATCGCCGCGCGGGGGCCGGCGTGCGGGCCGGGGGAGTACACTGA
- a CDS encoding zinc ribbon domain-containing protein: MSELTPLQRLHRIQAIDLNLDRLRAEEGNFPDDLRAARAEQDRLNNDLEDTEITLEGFEKKVRQHELDLASLREQLARAREDQEKNAFDSRAQSQYGSRIQQLEERAEELEEDLAPLRERVQELSGKASGLRDQHRALRPQLGELEDRDEGRIQGLRDQGEGERQERASLVEHLDARTVKEYDMIRKAKKGVGLAEVRGGRCSACNVMLPVNVQQKVAQAKLPPVKCPSCGRFLIRLDA, encoded by the coding sequence ATGAGTGAGCTGACTCCTTTGCAGCGCCTGCACCGCATTCAGGCCATTGACCTGAATCTCGACCGCCTGCGAGCCGAGGAGGGCAACTTCCCCGACGACCTGCGGGCGGCCCGCGCCGAGCAGGACCGACTGAACAACGACCTCGAAGACACCGAGATCACCCTGGAAGGCTTCGAGAAAAAGGTCCGCCAGCACGAACTCGACCTCGCCAGCCTGCGCGAACAGCTGGCCCGCGCCCGCGAAGACCAGGAAAAAAATGCCTTCGACTCGCGTGCCCAGAGCCAGTACGGCAGCCGCATCCAGCAGCTCGAGGAGCGGGCCGAGGAACTCGAAGAAGACCTCGCCCCCCTGCGCGAGCGGGTGCAGGAGCTGAGCGGCAAGGCGAGCGGTCTGCGTGACCAGCACCGCGCCCTGCGCCCGCAGCTCGGCGAACTCGAGGACCGTGACGAGGGCCGCATCCAGGGCCTGCGCGACCAGGGCGAAGGCGAACGCCAGGAACGCGCCAGTCTGGTCGAGCACCTCGACGCCCGCACCGTCAAGGAATACGACATGATCCGCAAGGCGAAAAAGGGTGTCGGCCTCGCCGAGGTCAGGGGCGGACGCTGCTCGGCGTGCAACGTGATGCTGCCGGTCAACGTGCAGCAAAAGGTCGCCCAGGCCAAGCTGCCCCCGGTCAAGTGCCCCTCGTGTGGCCGCTTCCTGATTCGCCTCGACGCCTGA
- the tatA gene encoding twin-arginine translocase TatA/TatE family subunit gives MPNLGAPEILIILLVALLVFGPRKLPELGKSLGAGLREFRRSTQGLKEEFDGAMRDAGPAAPAPAQVQVIAAQPQVEAGQGTPVAAAAVTPQQVTPQAVAAAVAPVQAVPEPVKQEG, from the coding sequence ATGCCCAACCTCGGCGCACCTGAAATCCTGATCATCCTGCTCGTGGCCCTGCTGGTGTTTGGTCCGCGCAAACTGCCCGAACTCGGCAAGAGCCTCGGCGCGGGCCTGCGCGAATTCCGGCGCAGCACCCAGGGTCTGAAAGAAGAGTTCGACGGCGCCATGCGCGACGCTGGCCCCGCCGCGCCCGCACCGGCCCAGGTGCAGGTCATTGCCGCCCAGCCCCAGGTGGAGGCCGGCCAGGGCACCCCGGTGGCCGCAGCGGCGGTGACTCCGCAGCAGGTCACGCCCCAGGCGGTGGCGGCTGCTGTGGCCCCGGTGCAGGCCGTGCCGGAGCCCGTCAAACAAGAAGGCTGA
- a CDS encoding HAD family hydrolase: MPRLNLRSLQERLRPHPRLPALDPASQVLLLDVDGVLIELPDFFCSRFPAAPVRAFFADGFQSASTGKSSVLEHLPTLMQAVGREGSPEEFYREWLEYENRPNRDMLAATADLRSAGWGVYLATNQEQLRVQHLMTESGLDAVTDGHFASYAVGHRKPSGDYYAAVTATLGVAPEQIVFWDDSIENVEAARAAGWSAHLFTSAADFRRRMGM; this comes from the coding sequence ATGCCCAGACTGAACCTCCGCTCCCTGCAAGAGCGCTTGCGGCCACACCCTCGACTGCCCGCGCTGGACCCGGCCTCTCAGGTGCTGCTCCTCGACGTGGACGGTGTCCTGATCGAGCTGCCTGATTTCTTCTGCTCGCGCTTTCCCGCTGCGCCCGTCCGGGCTTTTTTCGCCGACGGCTTTCAGTCCGCTTCCACCGGAAAAAGCAGCGTGCTGGAGCATCTGCCCACGCTGATGCAAGCGGTTGGCCGCGAGGGGTCGCCGGAGGAGTTTTACCGGGAGTGGCTGGAGTACGAAAACAGACCGAACCGCGACATGCTGGCCGCCACCGCTGACTTACGGAGTGCCGGCTGGGGGGTCTACCTGGCGACCAATCAGGAGCAACTGCGCGTGCAGCACCTGATGACCGAGAGCGGCCTGGACGCCGTAACCGACGGGCATTTTGCCAGTTACGCCGTCGGCCACCGCAAGCCGAGCGGCGATTACTACGCGGCAGTGACCGCTACCCTCGGCGTTGCCCCCGAACAGATCGTTTTCTGGGACGACAGCATAGAAAACGTGGAAGCAGCGCGGGCCGCCGGCTGGTCGGCGCACCTGTTCACGTCCGCGGCAGATTTTCGCCGCAGAATGGGCATGTAG